The following are from one region of the Biomphalaria glabrata chromosome 4, xgBioGlab47.1, whole genome shotgun sequence genome:
- the LOC129925770 gene encoding putative uncharacterized protein DDB_G0279653, whose product MRRTGFQRSFDYETGTHHYILIPNQNQTETGTHHYILIPNQNQTETETHSLHPYTKSNQTETGTHHYILIPNQNQTETGTHSLHPYTKSNQTETGTHHYILIPNQNQTETETHSLHPYTKSNQTETGTHHHILIPNQNQTETETHSLHPYTKSKSNRNRDTSLHPYTKSKSNRNRDTSLHPYTKSKSNRNRDTSLHPYTKSKSNRNRDTFITSLYQIKSNRNRDTSLHPYTKSKSNRNRDTFITSLYQIKIKQNKFHAEMINYKTIDETWLLEAYVQETMLNNSCNVIIKLLP is encoded by the exons ATGCGGCGCACGGGTTTTCAAAGAAGTTTTGATTATG AAACAGGGACACATCATTACATCCTTATACCAAATCAAAATCAAACAGAAACAGGGACACATCATTACATCCTTATACCAAATCAAAATCAAACAGAAACAGAGACACATTCATTACATCCTTATACCAAATCAAATCAAACAGAAACAGGGACACATCATTACATCCTTATACCAAATCAAAATCAAACAGAAACAGGGACACATTCATTACATCCTTATACCAAATCAAATCAAACAGAAACAGGGACACATCATTACATCCTTATACCAAATCAAAATCAAACAGAAACAGAGACACATTCATTACATCCTTATACCAAATCAAATCAAACAGAAACAGGGACACATCATCACATCCTTATACCAAATCAAAATCAAACAGAAACAGAGACACATTCATTACATCCTTATACCAAATCAAAATCAAACAGAAACAGGGACACATCATTACATCCTTATACCAAATCAAAATCAAACAGAAACAGGGACACATCATTACATCCTTATACCAAATCAAAATCAAACAGAAACAGGGACACATCATTACATCCTTATACCAAATCAAAATCAAACAGGAACAGAGACACATTCATTACATCCTTATACCAAATCAAATCAAACAGAAACAGGGACACATCATTACATCCTTATACCAAATCAAAATCAAACAGAAACAGGGACACATTCATTACATCCTTATACCAAATCAAAATCAAACAGAATAAATTTCATGCAGAAATGATCAACTACAAAACAATAGATGAAACATGGCTTCTAGAAGCCTATGTGCAAGAGACTATGCTAAACAATAGCTGCAATGTCATAATAAAACTCTTACCATAA
- the LOC106052116 gene encoding ragulator complex protein LAMTOR5-like — protein MEKALEKQLEETFRIPGVVGVMCVDNNGLCLGAKGNTPRGSSGSISALASQATKLSTNGTNPVICLESEHGSVLIKKNEKLTTAIYKSS, from the exons ATGGAAAAGGCTTTGGAAAAACAACTTGAAGAAAC ATTCCGTATTCCTGGTGTGGTTGGCGTCATGTGTGTTGATAACAATGGACTTTGTTTGGGAG CTAAAGGAAATACTCCACGAGGCTCATCAGGCTCCATCAGTGCCCTTGCCAGTCAGGCTACCAAATTATCAACCAATGGCACAAACCCAGTGATATGTCTGGAATCAGAACATGg ATCAGTTTTAATCAAGAAAAATGAGAAGCTGACCACTGCCATATATAAAAGCAGCTGA